A part of Rhopalosiphum maidis isolate BTI-1 chromosome 3, ASM367621v3, whole genome shotgun sequence genomic DNA contains:
- the LOC113555645 gene encoding nuclear receptor coactivator 2 isoform X3, whose translation MSSIKLQNSLSLSPFNFENDADEPYEPSSPDSLCSVYLDTNNSRLGPYDLQESRTKMSGGASPSSALPKKKKKSDAKGQSQINKCRNEKRRREQENIYIEELAELISASFADMNSLSVKPDKCAILQETVKQVRAGTHRLSSDQTESLISTEAAVQQGEVSSSKPTRISNTELAPLLLSALDGFLFVVNADSQIEFVTENIQQFLHYNKEELLGKSVYNIIHHGDHTKFGVLLNNPLLIYESSIGSLGSNVPTTPLMEQSPSGSKGNNWNQRFTKKFNCRLLIKPQSDQDQTIEEKQTRVSQYETLQISSTKINGGMVDDEDSTDGISQNLLCIARRVPYNEKHLSPPLEQFTIKLDQNGKILALDTKDVSDVYAQHINKDCLVGRMLHDKCHKNDVIKVANHLQETRRAGFGTSPVYKLHLIEDKYVKVQTKSKYFKSNENQEMDFIMAAHSIIVDSEMCAMIENNSARAAAADPLNASLNGTDPLPLMTNNVGSNQSVSIMQSESKFGNDYNMTPSADLNFSDFGLFPSTTFGDMLQENKWSEPSTNSVEAPSKITPVPSPATVSSNPHTPVAQSQYTSFPFSPLIPSPKDSYDSCGSVDRMESARLRTLLMKRTDGSAEENNVSKNKHNILKGLLNPDDMASQSADDESTNHSTPPSPANVRQASRSNSTMNEAPSTPNNATTSNNNNNMLLKQNDQHSNEDLILNSMGFRILSPTSPDSHNHGRKRNSISADDENDHPPLKRTNSSGGNSGPSVLESMPSPSGSQVQVTNSKLRERNKMLASLLAKDPPPTAIPAIPASVISATPQDKLVTIIKHQQQQQQQQQQSASGWNMNSGQHPMTSSNVQQNQLHSHQRILLQKSGNNLYLNHMLDQPQANQSQNQIQIQQMRQVTSSAISGYSSLLSNIAESNSNNLPFNSDPELSELLEEVMDIMNVTSDNTTLLNLFNVLETPSAPNPVGQNTTNQNSYNSLMNEKMAVNAIQKSLMQVESTVKSPSPLNYGSPSGSNHHAQNQFIPPPAYQPQQKNTVRFNPQQSPRPPYPKNVQTPPLQQQQLILQQQQQQKQRLIQQQQQKQRLLQQQQQQKIMVVTTNAATLPAPDPTTALQTIDSLLNNTGPPNVALQRSSSVPDSQSQLSPVYAAPCSVLLNSSQISPSSNRQPPYSTLTQQSFPILNYGTTTQTQTTTQAQQIVQQTTSRMSPSSHSQYQNPINPCVSQQQQTPNIYISQTQQPGVWTQQRLTLHQQQNPMLNAQLQITGGFNNNSVRQNFINQQQLSHGNATRVLTTPVGYNTEVPPNTNCQPQQQQQQQYRSPRNINMTTTNSQIQGGNNGVTEFTRNELRAFVGVRSQQQGVTRLSNQLLPGQNVNSAELDPLGLSFEMSPTGGNESPKWSNLNSDLSSSSPQPQGMPARNSINDSSSRTSSANSTTNVTDQKSSSLLQKLLSE comes from the exons ACTGGGTCCATATGATCTCCAAGAGTCTAGGACTAAGATGAGCGGCGGCGCAAGCCCAAGCTCTGCGTTGCccaaaaagaagaaaaaaagtgACGCTAAGGGTCAATCTcaaat aaacaAGTGCCGTAATGAAAAACGTCGGCGAGAACAGGAAAACATATACATCGAGGAGCTGGCCGAGTTGATCTCAGCTAGTTTTGCGGACATGAATTCCTTGTCTGTAAAACCTGATAAGTGCGCCATTTTACAGGAAACTGTGAAACAGGTGCGAGCCGGG ACTCATAGACTTTCATCTGATCAAACAGAAAGTTTAATTAGTACAGAAGCCGCTGTCCAACAAGGCGAAGTATCTTCGTCAAAACCGACTAGAATATCAAATACAGAATTGGCACCTTTGTTACTTTCG gcATTAGACgggtttttatttgttgtaaatGCAGACAGTCAAATAGAATTTGTAACagaaaatatacaacaatttctacattataataaagaagAATTACTTGGTAagagtgtttataatattattcaccacGGTGATCACACCAAGTTTGGTGTTCTTTTAAACAACCCATTGTTAATCTACGAATCATCAATTGGTTCTCTGGGCTCTAACGTACCAACCACTCCTCTTATGGAGCAATCGCCCTCTGGTTCCAAAGGGAACAATTGGAATCAGaggtttactaaaaaatttaattgccGGCTATTAATCAAACCCCAATCTGATCAAGATCAAACTATTGAAGAAAAACAGACAAGGGTTAGCCAGTACGAAACGTTAcag atATCGTctacaaaaattaatggtGGTATGGTCGATGACGAAGATAGTACAGATGGCATTAGCCAGAACTTGTTATGCATAGCACGGCGAGTGCcatataatgaaaaacatttaagtcCACCTTTGGAACAGTTTACAATTAAACTTGATCAAAATGGGAAGATTTTAGCTTTGGATACCAAAGATGTATCTGATGTTTATGCTCAACACATAAAtaag gATTGTTTGGTGGGTAGAATGTTACATGacaaatgtcataaaaatgaTGTAATAAAAGTGGCCAACCATCTACAAGAAACACGTCGAGCCGGTTTTGGTACAAGTCCAGTTTATAAGTTACATTTAATAGaagataaatatgtaaaagttCAAACTAAATCTAAGTATTTCAAAAGTAACGAAAATCAAGAAATGGACTTTATAATGGCTGCGCATTCAATCATTGT tgatagTGAAATGTGTGCTATGATCGAGAACAACAGTGCTCGTGCAGCAGCAGCAGACCCATTGAATGCCTCATTAAATGGGACAGATCCATTACCATTAATGACTAATAATGTTGGATCTAATCAGTCTGTGTCAATCATGCAGTCTGAATCTAAATTTGGTAATGACTATAACATGACTCCGTCAGCTGATCTCAATTTTTCCGATTTCGGATTATTTCCAAGTACAACATTTGGTGATATGTTGCAAGAAAATAAGTGGTCTGAACCATCTACAAACTCAGTTGAAGCACCATCTAAAATTACACCAGTACCTAGCCCAGCTACTGTGTCATCCAATCCACATACTCCTGTGGCACAATCACAATACACTTCATTCCCTTTCAGTCCACTCATACCATCACCAAAAGACTCTTATGACTCTTGTGGAAGTGTGGATAGAATGGAATCAGCTCGGCTGCGAACATTATTAATGAAACGAACTGATGGATCAGCTGAAGAAAACAATGTATCAAagaacaaacataatatattaaaaggatTATTGAATCCAGATGATATGGCTTCCCAAAGTGCAGATGACGAGTCTACTAATCATAGCACTCCACCAAGTCCTGCTAATGTACGGCAAGCATCTCGCAGTAATTCTACCATGAATGAAGCTCCATCAACTCCAAATAATGCTACTaccagcaataataataacaatatgttgcTTAAG cAAAACGATCAACATTCGAATGAGGACTTAATACTGAATAGTATGGGTTTTCGTATTTTGTCCCCTACTTCACCAGATAGTCATAACCATGGTCGTAAACGAAATAGTATAAGTGCTGACGATGAAAATGATCATCCTCCGTTGAAACGTACCAATAGCTCAGGTGGAAATTCAGGTCCTTCAGTTCTTGAATCTATGCCTAGCCCTAGTGGCTCTCAGGTCCAAGTTACCAATAGTAAATTACGTGAGCGAAACAAAATGCTTGCTTCATTGTTAGCCAAAGATCCTCCTCCCACTGCTATTCCAGCAATACCAGCTTCTGTCATATCAGCTACACCTCAAGACAAATTAGTTACGATTATAAAACAtcagcaacaacaacagcagcagcaacaacagtctg ctAGCGGCTGGAACATGAACAGTGGACAACATCCAATGACTTCGTCAAATGTGCAACAAAATCAACTTCATAGTCACCAAAGGATTTTACTGCAAAAaa GTGGTAATAACTTGTACCTAAATCATATGCTGGATCAACCACAGGCTAACCAAAGTCAAAACCAAATTCAAATACAACAAATGCGACAAGTTACCTCCTCAGCTATTAGTGGCTATAGTTCtctattaagtaatatagCTGAATCAAATAGTAACAACTTACCATTTAATTCGGATCCAGAATTATCAGAACTTTTAGAAGAAGTCATGGATATCATGAATGTTACTTCag ATAATACAACATTGTTAAACTTATTCAACGTTTTAGAAACACCAAGTGCCCCCAATCCTGTTGGACAAAACACTACCAACCAAAATTCTTACAATTCAttaatgaatgaaaaaatggCTGTAAATGCTATTCAAAAATCTTTAATGCAAGTTGAATCTACAGTCAAATCGCCTTCACCG ttgaacTATGGTTCTCCCAGTGGAAGCAATCATCATGCACAAAACCAATTTATTCCACCTCCAGCATATCAACCTCAGCAAAAAAACACTGTCAGATTTAATCCACAGCAATCTCCTAGGCCACCATATCCTAAGAATGTTCAAACTCCACCTTTG caaCAACAGCAGTTAATATTGCAGCAACAACAGCAACAAAAACAAAGGTTAAttcagcaacaacaacaaaagcAAAGACTTTtgcagcaacaacaacaacaaaaaataatggttgttaCAACAAATGCTGCAACTTTACCAGCCCCAGATCCTACTACTGCTTTACAAACTATTGattcattgttaaataataccgGTCCACCTAATGTTGCGTTACAA CGTTCCTCAAGTGTACCTGATTCACAATCTCAACTAAGTCCAGTTTATGCTGCGCCTTGCAGTGTGTTGCTCAATTCATCTCAGATCTCACCTTCATCTAACCGACAACCCCCATATTCTACTCTTACACAACAGTCTTTCcctattttaaa ttATGGAACTACTACACAAACTCAAACCACTACACAAGCGCAACAAATTGTTCAACAGACCACATCAAGAATGTCTCCATCATCACATTCACAATATCAAAATCCTATCAACCCTTGTGTTAGccaa caACAGCAaacaccaaatatttatattagccaAACACAACAACCTGGGGTGTGGACTCAACAAAGATTGACATTACACCAACAACAGAATCCTATGCTTAACGCTCAACTAcag atcacGGGTGGTTTCAATAACAATTCTGTTAggcaaaattttattaatcaacagCAACTAAGTCACGGGAATGCCACTCGTGTGTTAACAACTCCTGTAGGTTATAATACTGAAGTACCGCCCAATACCAATTGTCAACcacagcaacagcagcagcagcaataCCGGTCacctagaaatataaatatgacaaCTACTAATTCACAAATCCagg GTGGGAATAATGGTGTCACAGAATTTACTAGAAATGAATTGCGGGCATTTGTAGGTGTTCGTAGTCAACAACAGGGAGTAACTCGATTATCTAATCAATTATTACCTGGACAAAATGTTAATTCTGCAGAACTCGATCCGTTGggtttaagttttgaaatgtCTCCTacag GTGGTAATGAAAGTCCCAAGTGgtctaatttaaattcagatttaagtTCATCCTCACCACAGCCCCAGGGAATGCCTGCAAGG aaTTCAATAAATGACTCTTCTTCAAGAACTAGTAGTGCAAATTCAACCACTAATGTAACTGATCAAAAATCATCTTCTCTTCTGCAAAAACTGCTTTCGGAATAA
- the LOC113555645 gene encoding nuclear receptor coactivator 3 isoform X1 — protein MSSIKLQNSLSLSPFNFENDADEPYEPSSPDSLCSVYLDTNNSRLGPYDLQESRTKMSGGASPSSALPKKKKKSDAKGQSQINKCRNEKRRREQENIYIEELAELISASFADMNSLSVKPDKCAILQETVKQVRAGTHRLSSDQTESLISTEAAVQQGEVSSSKPTRISNTELAPLLLSALDGFLFVVNADSQIEFVTENIQQFLHYNKEELLGKSVYNIIHHGDHTKFGVLLNNPLLIYESSIGSLGSNVPTTPLMEQSPSGSKGNNWNQRFTKKFNCRLLIKPQSDQDQTIEEKQTRVSQYETLQISSTKINGGMVDDEDSTDGISQNLLCIARRVPYNEKHLSPPLEQFTIKLDQNGKILALDTKDVSDVYAQHINKDCLVGRMLHDKCHKNDVIKVANHLQETRRAGFGTSPVYKLHLIEDKYVKVQTKSKYFKSNENQEMDFIMAAHSIIVDSEMCAMIENNSARAAAADPLNASLNGTDPLPLMTNNVGSNQSVSIMQSESKFGNDYNMTPSADLNFSDFGLFPSTTFGDMLQENKWSEPSTNSVEAPSKITPVPSPATVSSNPHTPVAQSQYTSFPFSPLIPSPKDSYDSCGSVDRMESARLRTLLMKRTDGSAEENNVSKNKHNILKGLLNPDDMASQSADDESTNHSTPPSPANVRQASRSNSTMNEAPSTPNNATTSNNNNNMLLKLLNDKSEDEDIEARAGLKKQNDLLQQLLKDDDNVRQHGIMLEQNDQHSNEDLILNSMGFRILSPTSPDSHNHGRKRNSISADDENDHPPLKRTNSSGGNSGPSVLESMPSPSGSQVQVTNSKLRERNKMLASLLAKDPPPTAIPAIPASVISATPQDKLVTIIKHQQQQQQQQQQSASGWNMNSGQHPMTSSNVQQNQLHSHQRILLQKSGNNLYLNHMLDQPQANQSQNQIQIQQMRQVTSSAISGYSSLLSNIAESNSNNLPFNSDPELSELLEEVMDIMNVTSDNTTLLNLFNVLETPSAPNPVGQNTTNQNSYNSLMNEKMAVNAIQKSLMQVESTVKSPSPLNYGSPSGSNHHAQNQFIPPPAYQPQQKNTVRFNPQQSPRPPYPKNVQTPPLQQQQLILQQQQQQKQRLIQQQQQKQRLLQQQQQQKIMVVTTNAATLPAPDPTTALQTIDSLLNNTGPPNVALQRSSSVPDSQSQLSPVYAAPCSVLLNSSQISPSSNRQPPYSTLTQQSFPILNYGTTTQTQTTTQAQQIVQQTTSRMSPSSHSQYQNPINPCVSQQQQTPNIYISQTQQPGVWTQQRLTLHQQQNPMLNAQLQITGGFNNNSVRQNFINQQQLSHGNATRVLTTPVGYNTEVPPNTNCQPQQQQQQQYRSPRNINMTTTNSQIQGGNNGVTEFTRNELRAFVGVRSQQQGVTRLSNQLLPGQNVNSAELDPLGLSFEMSPTGGNESPKWSNLNSDLSSSSPQPQGMPARNSINDSSSRTSSANSTTNVTDQKSSSLLQKLLSE, from the exons ACTGGGTCCATATGATCTCCAAGAGTCTAGGACTAAGATGAGCGGCGGCGCAAGCCCAAGCTCTGCGTTGCccaaaaagaagaaaaaaagtgACGCTAAGGGTCAATCTcaaat aaacaAGTGCCGTAATGAAAAACGTCGGCGAGAACAGGAAAACATATACATCGAGGAGCTGGCCGAGTTGATCTCAGCTAGTTTTGCGGACATGAATTCCTTGTCTGTAAAACCTGATAAGTGCGCCATTTTACAGGAAACTGTGAAACAGGTGCGAGCCGGG ACTCATAGACTTTCATCTGATCAAACAGAAAGTTTAATTAGTACAGAAGCCGCTGTCCAACAAGGCGAAGTATCTTCGTCAAAACCGACTAGAATATCAAATACAGAATTGGCACCTTTGTTACTTTCG gcATTAGACgggtttttatttgttgtaaatGCAGACAGTCAAATAGAATTTGTAACagaaaatatacaacaatttctacattataataaagaagAATTACTTGGTAagagtgtttataatattattcaccacGGTGATCACACCAAGTTTGGTGTTCTTTTAAACAACCCATTGTTAATCTACGAATCATCAATTGGTTCTCTGGGCTCTAACGTACCAACCACTCCTCTTATGGAGCAATCGCCCTCTGGTTCCAAAGGGAACAATTGGAATCAGaggtttactaaaaaatttaattgccGGCTATTAATCAAACCCCAATCTGATCAAGATCAAACTATTGAAGAAAAACAGACAAGGGTTAGCCAGTACGAAACGTTAcag atATCGTctacaaaaattaatggtGGTATGGTCGATGACGAAGATAGTACAGATGGCATTAGCCAGAACTTGTTATGCATAGCACGGCGAGTGCcatataatgaaaaacatttaagtcCACCTTTGGAACAGTTTACAATTAAACTTGATCAAAATGGGAAGATTTTAGCTTTGGATACCAAAGATGTATCTGATGTTTATGCTCAACACATAAAtaag gATTGTTTGGTGGGTAGAATGTTACATGacaaatgtcataaaaatgaTGTAATAAAAGTGGCCAACCATCTACAAGAAACACGTCGAGCCGGTTTTGGTACAAGTCCAGTTTATAAGTTACATTTAATAGaagataaatatgtaaaagttCAAACTAAATCTAAGTATTTCAAAAGTAACGAAAATCAAGAAATGGACTTTATAATGGCTGCGCATTCAATCATTGT tgatagTGAAATGTGTGCTATGATCGAGAACAACAGTGCTCGTGCAGCAGCAGCAGACCCATTGAATGCCTCATTAAATGGGACAGATCCATTACCATTAATGACTAATAATGTTGGATCTAATCAGTCTGTGTCAATCATGCAGTCTGAATCTAAATTTGGTAATGACTATAACATGACTCCGTCAGCTGATCTCAATTTTTCCGATTTCGGATTATTTCCAAGTACAACATTTGGTGATATGTTGCAAGAAAATAAGTGGTCTGAACCATCTACAAACTCAGTTGAAGCACCATCTAAAATTACACCAGTACCTAGCCCAGCTACTGTGTCATCCAATCCACATACTCCTGTGGCACAATCACAATACACTTCATTCCCTTTCAGTCCACTCATACCATCACCAAAAGACTCTTATGACTCTTGTGGAAGTGTGGATAGAATGGAATCAGCTCGGCTGCGAACATTATTAATGAAACGAACTGATGGATCAGCTGAAGAAAACAATGTATCAAagaacaaacataatatattaaaaggatTATTGAATCCAGATGATATGGCTTCCCAAAGTGCAGATGACGAGTCTACTAATCATAGCACTCCACCAAGTCCTGCTAATGTACGGCAAGCATCTCGCAGTAATTCTACCATGAATGAAGCTCCATCAACTCCAAATAATGCTACTaccagcaataataataacaatatgttgcTTAAG TTATTAAATGACAAAAGCGAAGATGAAGACATTGAAGCTCGAGCAGggcttaaaaaacaaaatgatctTCTTCAGCAATTACTAAAAGATGATGATAATGTTAGGCAGCATGGAATCATGCTTGag cAAAACGATCAACATTCGAATGAGGACTTAATACTGAATAGTATGGGTTTTCGTATTTTGTCCCCTACTTCACCAGATAGTCATAACCATGGTCGTAAACGAAATAGTATAAGTGCTGACGATGAAAATGATCATCCTCCGTTGAAACGTACCAATAGCTCAGGTGGAAATTCAGGTCCTTCAGTTCTTGAATCTATGCCTAGCCCTAGTGGCTCTCAGGTCCAAGTTACCAATAGTAAATTACGTGAGCGAAACAAAATGCTTGCTTCATTGTTAGCCAAAGATCCTCCTCCCACTGCTATTCCAGCAATACCAGCTTCTGTCATATCAGCTACACCTCAAGACAAATTAGTTACGATTATAAAACAtcagcaacaacaacagcagcagcaacaacagtctg ctAGCGGCTGGAACATGAACAGTGGACAACATCCAATGACTTCGTCAAATGTGCAACAAAATCAACTTCATAGTCACCAAAGGATTTTACTGCAAAAaa GTGGTAATAACTTGTACCTAAATCATATGCTGGATCAACCACAGGCTAACCAAAGTCAAAACCAAATTCAAATACAACAAATGCGACAAGTTACCTCCTCAGCTATTAGTGGCTATAGTTCtctattaagtaatatagCTGAATCAAATAGTAACAACTTACCATTTAATTCGGATCCAGAATTATCAGAACTTTTAGAAGAAGTCATGGATATCATGAATGTTACTTCag ATAATACAACATTGTTAAACTTATTCAACGTTTTAGAAACACCAAGTGCCCCCAATCCTGTTGGACAAAACACTACCAACCAAAATTCTTACAATTCAttaatgaatgaaaaaatggCTGTAAATGCTATTCAAAAATCTTTAATGCAAGTTGAATCTACAGTCAAATCGCCTTCACCG ttgaacTATGGTTCTCCCAGTGGAAGCAATCATCATGCACAAAACCAATTTATTCCACCTCCAGCATATCAACCTCAGCAAAAAAACACTGTCAGATTTAATCCACAGCAATCTCCTAGGCCACCATATCCTAAGAATGTTCAAACTCCACCTTTG caaCAACAGCAGTTAATATTGCAGCAACAACAGCAACAAAAACAAAGGTTAAttcagcaacaacaacaaaagcAAAGACTTTtgcagcaacaacaacaacaaaaaataatggttgttaCAACAAATGCTGCAACTTTACCAGCCCCAGATCCTACTACTGCTTTACAAACTATTGattcattgttaaataataccgGTCCACCTAATGTTGCGTTACAA CGTTCCTCAAGTGTACCTGATTCACAATCTCAACTAAGTCCAGTTTATGCTGCGCCTTGCAGTGTGTTGCTCAATTCATCTCAGATCTCACCTTCATCTAACCGACAACCCCCATATTCTACTCTTACACAACAGTCTTTCcctattttaaa ttATGGAACTACTACACAAACTCAAACCACTACACAAGCGCAACAAATTGTTCAACAGACCACATCAAGAATGTCTCCATCATCACATTCACAATATCAAAATCCTATCAACCCTTGTGTTAGccaa caACAGCAaacaccaaatatttatattagccaAACACAACAACCTGGGGTGTGGACTCAACAAAGATTGACATTACACCAACAACAGAATCCTATGCTTAACGCTCAACTAcag atcacGGGTGGTTTCAATAACAATTCTGTTAggcaaaattttattaatcaacagCAACTAAGTCACGGGAATGCCACTCGTGTGTTAACAACTCCTGTAGGTTATAATACTGAAGTACCGCCCAATACCAATTGTCAACcacagcaacagcagcagcagcaataCCGGTCacctagaaatataaatatgacaaCTACTAATTCACAAATCCagg GTGGGAATAATGGTGTCACAGAATTTACTAGAAATGAATTGCGGGCATTTGTAGGTGTTCGTAGTCAACAACAGGGAGTAACTCGATTATCTAATCAATTATTACCTGGACAAAATGTTAATTCTGCAGAACTCGATCCGTTGggtttaagttttgaaatgtCTCCTacag GTGGTAATGAAAGTCCCAAGTGgtctaatttaaattcagatttaagtTCATCCTCACCACAGCCCCAGGGAATGCCTGCAAGG aaTTCAATAAATGACTCTTCTTCAAGAACTAGTAGTGCAAATTCAACCACTAATGTAACTGATCAAAAATCATCTTCTCTTCTGCAAAAACTGCTTTCGGAATAA